A part of Curtobacterium sp. MCLR17_036 genomic DNA contains:
- a CDS encoding class E sortase, whose product MSLIAELLIIAGAGTGLYVVWTAWWTDVVAVNEQTKLVQGLDQLKTPDEVGTEHRGTAPVLAEPPDVTDVFGTMQIPRFGKDYNRPIGEGTDRERVLNTIGLGHYQDTAMPGAPGNFAVAGHRVTYGKPLNQIAELQKGDSVVVRVTDAKQKFDVWYVYKVTGSQIVTPDHIETIAPVPNKPGVEPSAKDRWLTLTACHPMWSAAERFVTHAKLDYWMPASEGTPKELAETAR is encoded by the coding sequence GTGTCCTTGATCGCCGAGCTGCTCATCATCGCCGGCGCCGGAACCGGCCTGTACGTGGTGTGGACCGCCTGGTGGACGGACGTCGTCGCCGTCAACGAGCAGACCAAGCTCGTGCAGGGCCTCGACCAGCTGAAGACCCCCGACGAGGTCGGCACCGAACACCGCGGCACCGCCCCCGTCCTCGCCGAACCGCCGGACGTCACCGACGTGTTCGGCACCATGCAGATCCCCCGCTTCGGCAAGGACTACAACCGCCCCATCGGCGAGGGCACCGACCGCGAACGCGTGCTGAACACCATCGGCCTCGGGCACTACCAGGACACCGCGATGCCCGGCGCCCCGGGCAACTTCGCCGTCGCCGGACACCGTGTCACCTACGGCAAGCCGCTCAACCAGATCGCCGAGCTGCAGAAGGGCGACTCCGTCGTGGTCCGGGTCACCGACGCGAAGCAGAAGTTCGACGTCTGGTACGTCTACAAGGTCACCGGCAGCCAGATCGTCACCCCGGACCACATCGAGACCATCGCACCGGTCCCGAACAAGCCCGGCGTCGAACCCTCCGCGAAGGACCGCTGGCTCACCCTCACCGCGTGCCACCCGATGTGGTCCGCCGCGGAACGCTTCGTCACCCACGCCAAGCTCGACTACTGGATGCCCGCCTCCGAGGGCACCCCGAAGGAACTCGCGGAGACCGCCCGATGA
- a CDS encoding GNAT family N-acetyltransferase, producing MEYRTRPFRPDDTESVVALWESCGLVRPWNDPRRDIERKRTVQPELFLVVERADTGPADAGRPANSPADAGRADTSRAATAPSGSMIVAAGMAGFDGHRGWVNYLAVQPDLQGSGLGRGLMAEFERLLTDRGCPKVNLQVRAGNEQVIRFYESLGYAPDHAVSLGKRLIPDD from the coding sequence ATGGAGTACCGCACCCGGCCGTTCCGCCCGGACGACACCGAGTCGGTCGTCGCCCTCTGGGAGTCGTGCGGTCTCGTCCGTCCGTGGAACGACCCGCGCCGGGACATCGAGCGGAAGCGCACGGTGCAGCCCGAGCTGTTCCTCGTCGTCGAGCGAGCGGACACCGGGCCGGCCGATGCCGGACGACCGGCCAACAGCCCAGCGGACGCCGGGCGAGCGGACACCAGCCGAGCGGCCACCGCGCCGTCCGGGTCGATGATCGTCGCCGCGGGCATGGCCGGGTTCGACGGGCACCGTGGCTGGGTGAACTACCTCGCCGTGCAGCCCGACCTGCAGGGGTCCGGGCTCGGTCGGGGCCTCATGGCGGAGTTCGAACGGCTGCTCACGGACCGGGGCTGCCCGAAGGTCAACCTGCAGGTGCGCGCGGGCAACGAGCAGGTCATCCGGTTCTACGAGTCCCTCGGCTACGCCCCCGACCACGCGGTGTCGCTCGGCAAGCGCCTCATCCCCGACGACTGA
- a CDS encoding CPBP family intramembrane glutamic endopeptidase — translation MSVPYHRLPRVDARWRWWRPLVALAFLAGWYLVSQVLIAVAFFVPIGATQGAQGLIDLQDDLAGGALDPTDPLILSLSLVSLVVLLPGILLAVRVARVGSAGILSSARFRVRWAWTAWCLLPTLVIAAIMFVVQTGLFWDGGMITTDGGFAWNHDAIGQSTVSLGTLTLTLVLVVALVPFQGAAEEYIFRGFLMQTIGSWIPWRVGGTVIAVAVSTVVFAVLHIPNGYNIWGILDVGSFGLIAAIIVLRTGGLEATVLQHAFNNIMIFVLQAPGWSGIDLSSDDANGTPGGWLVTLGTSLLFWGMVELLARWRRLDRRFAGAESPRFRGPVPVWAGGRTWLRPGGTGWQAAPAGPGQAVTATAPAASDEDGTGSDPVAVDKPQGVAGRP, via the coding sequence GTGAGCGTTCCCTACCACCGCCTGCCCCGCGTCGACGCACGCTGGAGGTGGTGGCGCCCCCTCGTCGCCCTCGCCTTCCTGGCTGGGTGGTACCTCGTCTCGCAGGTCCTCATCGCGGTCGCGTTCTTCGTGCCGATCGGGGCGACACAGGGTGCCCAGGGGCTCATCGACCTGCAGGACGACCTGGCCGGCGGGGCGCTCGACCCCACCGACCCGCTCATCCTGTCGCTCTCGCTCGTCTCGCTCGTGGTCCTGCTGCCGGGCATCCTGCTCGCGGTGCGGGTCGCCCGCGTCGGCTCGGCCGGCATCCTGTCCTCGGCGCGCTTCCGGGTGCGCTGGGCCTGGACGGCCTGGTGCCTGCTGCCGACGCTCGTCATCGCGGCGATCATGTTCGTGGTGCAGACCGGCCTGTTCTGGGACGGCGGCATGATCACGACCGACGGTGGCTTCGCGTGGAACCACGACGCGATCGGACAGTCGACCGTCTCCCTCGGCACGCTGACCCTGACGCTGGTGCTCGTCGTCGCGCTCGTGCCGTTCCAGGGCGCCGCCGAGGAGTACATCTTCCGCGGCTTCCTCATGCAGACCATCGGCTCGTGGATCCCGTGGCGGGTCGGCGGGACCGTCATCGCGGTCGCGGTCTCGACCGTCGTGTTCGCCGTGCTGCACATCCCGAACGGCTACAACATCTGGGGCATCCTGGACGTCGGTTCGTTCGGCCTCATCGCCGCGATCATCGTCCTGCGCACCGGCGGGCTCGAGGCGACCGTCCTGCAGCACGCCTTCAACAACATCATGATCTTCGTGCTCCAGGCGCCGGGCTGGTCCGGGATCGACCTGTCGTCCGACGACGCGAACGGCACCCCGGGCGGGTGGCTCGTCACCCTCGGCACGTCGCTCCTGTTCTGGGGCATGGTCGAACTGCTCGCGCGGTGGCGTCGACTCGACCGCCGCTTCGCGGGCGCCGAGTCGCCCCGCTTCCGTGGCCCCGTGCCGGTCTGGGCAGGCGGACGCACGTGGCTCCGGCCAGGAGGCACGGGCTGGCAGGCCGCGCCGGCCGGACCCGGCCAGGCGGTCACCGCCACCGCCCCTGCCGCGTCCGACGAGGACGGCACGGGCAGCGATCCCGTCGCTGTGGACAAGCCCCAGGGTGTCGCCGGTCGCCCGTAG
- the recQ gene encoding DNA helicase RecQ — protein MSTTPAPAAVSASRGAALDVLHRVWGYDDFRGEQAAIIDQVVSGGDALVLMPTGGGKSLCYQVPALVRDGVGVVVSPLIALMQDQVDALAANGVRAAFLNSTQGPDERARVERAVVQGEVDMLYLAPERLRLESTRALLDRARVALFAIDEAHCVAQWGHDFRPDYLELSVLHERWPTVPRIALTATATPQTHREISGRLGLDDAAHFVADFDRPNIQYRIEPKTGALQQLLTFIRTEHSGDSGIVYCLSRNSVERTATALAEQGIQALPYHAGLDARVRARNQSTFLREDGIVMVATIAFGMGIDKPDVRFVAHLDLPKSVEGYYQETGRAGRDGLPSTAWLAYGLNDVVQQRRMIDQSDGDAAHRRQLSAHLDAMLSLCETIECRRVRLLAYFGQESTACGNCDTCIAPPESWDGTVPAQKLLSTVVRLERERGQRYGVAHLVDILVGKQSPRVQELRHDSLATFGIGSDLSEGEWRAVARQLLAQGYAAVSGDGFGTVVLSPTSAEVLTGKVQVRMRRDPVKAPRAGRSSRRTVVTDMPQEAVGLFEALRAWRAAQAREQGVPAYVVFNDATLRGIAAVRPSDVDQLAEISGVGAAKLEHYGRAVLDVVAAAD, from the coding sequence ATGAGCACCACGCCCGCGCCCGCCGCCGTGTCTGCTTCCCGTGGCGCTGCACTCGACGTGCTGCACCGGGTCTGGGGGTACGACGACTTCCGCGGCGAGCAGGCCGCCATCATCGACCAGGTGGTGTCCGGTGGCGACGCCCTCGTGCTCATGCCGACCGGTGGCGGCAAGTCGCTCTGCTACCAGGTGCCCGCCCTCGTGCGCGACGGCGTCGGGGTCGTGGTGTCGCCGCTCATCGCGCTCATGCAGGACCAGGTCGACGCCCTCGCCGCGAACGGCGTGCGTGCCGCGTTCCTCAACTCGACGCAGGGTCCCGACGAGCGTGCCCGGGTCGAGCGCGCGGTCGTGCAGGGCGAGGTCGACATGCTCTACCTGGCGCCCGAGCGGCTCCGGCTCGAGTCCACCCGCGCGCTGCTCGACCGCGCCCGCGTCGCGCTGTTCGCCATCGACGAGGCGCACTGCGTCGCCCAGTGGGGGCACGACTTCCGGCCGGACTACCTCGAACTCAGCGTCCTGCACGAGCGCTGGCCGACGGTGCCGCGCATCGCCCTGACCGCCACGGCGACCCCGCAGACCCACCGCGAGATCTCCGGGCGGCTCGGCCTCGACGACGCCGCGCACTTCGTCGCCGACTTCGACCGACCGAACATCCAGTACCGCATCGAACCGAAGACCGGTGCGTTGCAGCAGCTGCTGACCTTCATCCGGACCGAGCACAGCGGCGACTCGGGCATCGTGTACTGCCTGTCCCGCAACTCGGTGGAGCGCACCGCCACGGCGCTCGCGGAGCAGGGCATCCAGGCTCTGCCGTACCACGCCGGCCTCGACGCGCGGGTCCGTGCGCGCAACCAGTCGACCTTCCTGCGCGAGGACGGCATCGTCATGGTCGCCACCATCGCGTTCGGCATGGGCATCGACAAGCCCGACGTCCGCTTCGTGGCGCACCTCGACCTGCCCAAGTCGGTCGAGGGCTACTACCAGGAGACCGGTCGCGCCGGGCGCGACGGACTGCCGTCGACGGCGTGGCTCGCCTACGGTCTCAACGACGTGGTGCAGCAGCGCCGCATGATCGACCAGTCCGACGGCGACGCCGCGCACCGCCGGCAGCTCAGCGCCCACCTCGACGCCATGCTCAGCCTGTGCGAGACGATCGAGTGCCGTCGCGTGCGTCTGCTCGCCTACTTCGGGCAGGAGAGCACGGCGTGCGGCAACTGCGACACGTGCATCGCACCGCCTGAGTCGTGGGACGGCACCGTCCCCGCGCAGAAGCTCCTGTCCACCGTCGTCCGCCTCGAACGTGAGCGCGGCCAGCGGTACGGCGTCGCGCACCTCGTCGACATCCTCGTCGGCAAGCAGTCGCCCCGCGTCCAAGAGCTCCGCCACGACTCCCTGGCGACCTTCGGCATCGGGTCCGACCTTTCCGAAGGCGAGTGGCGCGCGGTCGCCCGGCAGTTGCTCGCCCAGGGCTACGCCGCGGTGTCGGGCGACGGCTTCGGCACCGTGGTCCTCAGTCCGACGAGTGCCGAGGTCCTGACCGGCAAGGTCCAGGTGCGGATGCGCCGCGACCCCGTGAAGGCCCCGCGCGCAGGCCGAAGCAGCCGGCGGACCGTCGTCACCGACATGCCGCAGGAAGCCGTCGGCCTGTTCGAGGCCCTGCGTGCCTGGCGTGCGGCACAGGCCCGTGAGCAGGGCGTGCCCGCCTACGTGGTCTTCAACGACGCCACGCTGCGCGGCATCGCCGCCGTCCGCCCGAGCGACGTCGACCAGCTCGCCGAGATCTCCGGCGTGGGTGCGGCGAAGCTCGAGCACTACGGACGCGCCGTGCTCGACGTCGTCGCCGCAGCGGACTGA
- a CDS encoding lysophospholipid acyltransferase family protein: MSGSTKFATVLSRAVVTPLARLLWRPRIIGRRNVPRRGPVILASNHRSFIDSPAITLMAPRKVSFLAKQEYFTGTGFRGAVSRSFFGGIGAIGVQRGAGAAAQQALDLGLERLREGEAFAIYPEGTRSLDGRLYKGRTGVAWLALTSGAPVVPVALTGTEHVQPVGSRMPKLAKVTIEFGEPLDLSTFGEASSGRARRHATDAVMAAIQELSGQEPANAYNNPPATTIVERVRRVLQPDDPNVAAVDPD; encoded by the coding sequence GTGTCCGGTTCGACGAAGTTCGCCACCGTGTTGAGCCGCGCCGTCGTGACGCCGCTGGCCCGCCTGCTCTGGCGCCCGCGGATCATCGGCCGCCGCAACGTCCCCCGCCGCGGTCCCGTCATCCTGGCGAGCAACCACCGCTCGTTCATCGACTCCCCGGCGATCACGCTCATGGCACCGCGCAAGGTCTCGTTCCTGGCGAAGCAGGAGTACTTCACCGGGACGGGGTTCCGCGGTGCGGTGTCGCGGTCGTTCTTCGGCGGCATCGGCGCGATCGGCGTGCAGCGCGGCGCGGGGGCGGCGGCACAGCAGGCACTCGACCTCGGCCTCGAGCGGCTGCGCGAGGGCGAGGCCTTCGCGATCTACCCGGAGGGCACGCGGTCCCTGGACGGCCGCCTGTACAAGGGCCGGACGGGCGTGGCCTGGCTCGCGCTGACGAGCGGCGCCCCCGTGGTGCCGGTCGCGCTCACCGGGACCGAGCACGTCCAACCCGTCGGCTCGCGCATGCCGAAGCTCGCGAAGGTCACGATCGAGTTCGGGGAGCCGCTCGACCTCTCCACGTTCGGCGAGGCGTCGTCCGGCCGCGCGCGGCGTCACGCGACCGACGCCGTGATGGCCGCGATCCAGGAGCTCAGCGGGCAGGAGCCGGCGAACGCCTACAACAACCCGCCGGCGACGACGATCGTCGAGCGGGTGCGGCGGGTGCTCCAGCCGGACGACCCGAACGTGGCCGCGGTCGACCCCGACTGA
- a CDS encoding M23 family metallopeptidase: protein MTSCFRGPLRRTLPVSAAAALACLFVTVGSPQTAVAATDQQAPSMHLVQTFVADGAGRTSADRDGFSVVGAPGVSVRSAPGGPAIAARPTVGTVPAAGGFGSRWVAGCAACSTVHQGIDFTAPTGTTVVAALPGHVASAGPLGGYGNQVVVQHEDGLQTRYGHLSAIDVRAGQQLAAGQRLGAVGSTGVSTGPHLHFEVIVAGSPVDPAVWLRDRGLL, encoded by the coding sequence GTGACGTCCTGCTTCCGCGGGCCGCTCCGGCGCACGCTCCCGGTCTCGGCTGCCGCCGCCCTCGCCTGCCTGTTCGTCACGGTCGGGTCCCCGCAGACCGCGGTGGCGGCCACCGACCAGCAGGCGCCCTCGATGCACCTCGTGCAGACCTTCGTCGCCGACGGTGCTGGCCGCACCAGTGCGGACCGCGACGGTTTCTCCGTCGTCGGTGCGCCCGGGGTCTCGGTCCGCTCCGCGCCGGGTGGGCCAGCGATCGCCGCACGCCCCACCGTCGGCACCGTCCCCGCGGCCGGCGGGTTCGGGTCGCGGTGGGTCGCCGGGTGCGCGGCCTGCTCGACGGTCCACCAGGGCATCGACTTCACGGCGCCCACGGGCACCACCGTGGTGGCCGCCCTGCCCGGTCACGTCGCGTCCGCCGGGCCGCTCGGCGGCTACGGCAACCAGGTCGTCGTGCAGCACGAGGACGGCCTGCAGACCCGCTACGGGCACCTGTCCGCGATCGACGTGCGCGCCGGCCAGCAGCTCGCCGCCGGCCAGCGGCTCGGCGCGGTCGGCAGCACCGGCGTCTCGACCGGTCCGCACCTGCACTTCGAGGTCATCGTCGCGGGCTCCCCGGTCGACCCGGCGGTCTGGTTGCGGGACCGCGGGCTGCTCTAG
- a CDS encoding NAD(P)-dependent oxidoreductase, with product MRVTVLGTGAMGAGVAGSLLREGHEVTVWNRSADKAAPLGDRGAVVADDPGSAVERAEVVLLTLFDTDAVVDVLEQAAGEAPTDAVWVQCSTVGVAGTETIVQLAAKYGITLVEAMMLGTKAPAEQGTLTMLAAGPSDVLDRVDPVLDAVGAKTVRAGDAVGAGTALKLAANAWIASITAATGQSLAVARGLGLDPALFLEAIDGSASDSAYAHTKGAAMLEGAFPAQFALDGLRKDIGLITEAARDAGVSTTVLEALGRVYADASAAGHGGDDIAAVGTAF from the coding sequence GTGCGAGTGACGGTGTTGGGGACGGGAGCGATGGGGGCCGGGGTCGCGGGGTCGCTGCTCCGCGAGGGCCACGAGGTCACGGTCTGGAACCGGAGCGCGGACAAGGCCGCTCCGCTCGGCGACCGGGGAGCCGTCGTCGCCGACGACCCCGGCAGTGCCGTCGAGCGCGCCGAGGTCGTGCTGCTGACGCTCTTCGACACCGACGCGGTCGTCGACGTGCTCGAGCAGGCCGCCGGCGAGGCGCCGACCGACGCCGTGTGGGTGCAGTGCTCGACGGTCGGGGTCGCCGGCACCGAGACGATCGTGCAGCTCGCCGCGAAGTACGGCATCACCCTGGTCGAGGCGATGATGCTCGGCACGAAGGCCCCGGCGGAGCAGGGCACGCTGACGATGCTCGCGGCGGGACCCTCGGACGTGCTCGACCGGGTCGACCCCGTGCTCGACGCCGTCGGCGCGAAGACGGTCCGTGCCGGGGATGCCGTCGGAGCCGGCACCGCACTGAAGCTCGCCGCGAACGCCTGGATCGCCTCCATCACCGCGGCCACCGGGCAGTCGCTCGCGGTCGCGCGGGGGCTCGGGTTGGATCCGGCGCTCTTCCTCGAGGCCATCGACGGCAGCGCGAGCGACTCGGCGTACGCCCACACGAAGGGTGCGGCGATGCTCGAGGGGGCGTTCCCGGCGCAGTTCGCGCTGGACGGGCTCCGGAAGGACATCGGGCTCATCACCGAGGCCGCGCGTGACGCCGGTGTCTCCACCACGGTGCTCGAGGCGCTCGGCCGCGTCTACGCGGACGCGAGTGCCGCGGGGCACGGCGGCGACGACATCGCGGCGGTCGGCACCGCGTTCTGA
- a CDS encoding MarR family transcriptional regulator: MTSEVMTGTAGYWYKDSGVAAVDVLNALRRYRSAESAAQRRAREALGIGENALLALRILIDAEHEGRSMNAKDLAERLEITAASTSALVDRLVRSGHVERHPDPNDRRGVILTATGTSMRDALRVIEELDNRALEVTEHLPVDEMAVVVEFLDEMVRVVEDADTGDHASRA; this comes from the coding sequence ATGACGTCCGAGGTGATGACCGGCACCGCGGGGTACTGGTACAAGGACTCCGGGGTCGCCGCTGTCGACGTGTTGAACGCGCTCCGCCGCTACCGCAGCGCCGAGAGCGCGGCGCAGCGCCGTGCGCGAGAGGCGCTGGGCATCGGCGAGAACGCACTGCTCGCGCTCCGCATCCTCATCGACGCCGAGCACGAAGGCCGGTCGATGAACGCGAAGGACCTGGCCGAGCGGCTCGAGATCACCGCCGCGTCGACCTCCGCCCTGGTCGACCGGCTCGTCCGCAGCGGCCACGTCGAACGACACCCGGACCCGAACGACCGTCGCGGGGTCATCCTGACCGCCACCGGTACCTCGATGCGGGACGCCCTGCGGGTGATCGAGGAGCTCGACAACCGCGCGCTCGAGGTCACCGAGCACCTGCCCGTCGACGAGATGGCGGTCGTCGTGGAGTTCCTCGACGAGATGGTGCGCGTGGTCGAGGACGCCGACACGGGCGACCACGCCTCGCGCGCGTAA